The genomic region AACAAAAAATGATAGGAAAGCCGCGTTCATGCACTTAAATTGTGTTTAAATACGTAAGAATGGGAGGTACAAAGTTGAAATGTAAATGTAAGGAACAGCTAATTATTTATATCcataatacataaatatgtgGGAGAGTGCATGATATTGATAGATATGTAGACAACCTCAGCATCTACTATATCTCTGAATTAATTATAGTTCACGTTCTAATCCTCTTTTTGTAGTTTGATTTATACTCTTTAATATTATCCTAAACTAATTGACTTGCTATTTAATAAACAGACATACAGTCGATAACAACAGTACGTATCAAGAAGCAAAATATTTTTATTGCTGGTGCTAACAAATAAAAaccaattaattaaaacattaatcagGGTCCCCCCCTCACCTGAAATTATTCTAATTCTGCCTATAAGTAGTGATCCATAATTCCACGCACCATCACCAAAACACAAGATAGAAATCTAAGTAGAAACGAAGTTAAAAGTTTCACAATGTCAAGCTCCTCTTTCCCATTAGTCTTCCTATTTTGcttttcctttcttcttcttctcatgTCCACTTCCATGCAAACTGTCTCAGCCGCTACTACTAACAAAGCTTGTCTCAAAACTTACAAAAAATTTATCAAATCTGCCTGCAATTCAACCACATATCCCAAAGTTTGCTACAAAGCTCTCTCCCCCAGTGCATCCGCCATTAAAACAGATACTGACAAGCTTTGCAGCATTGCCTTGTCCTTCACTCTAAACGCCACATACAATGCATCTTCATCCATAGATTCGTTGTCGAAAATGAAGGGATTGAGTCCGTCCGAGAAACAAATCATCAACGATTGTGCGGAAACTACAGGTGAGGCAATCTACGAGCTGGAGAATTCCTTGAAGGCATTGGCTAATTTACAAGGCTCGGATCACAAGGCTGATGAGATGAGCGATTTAAAAACTTGGGTGAGTGCTGCCTTGACAGATGAGTACACTTGCACGGATGAATTTGATGGGCAGAAAGTAAGCAAAGTTGTTAAGAACACAATAAAAAAGAAAGTGCTGAATCTTGCCAAATTGACCAGCATTTGTTTGGCTCTTTTCAATCTTCTGGAGTACTGATTTAGTGTTGTCATTAATAATTCTCCAAGTTAATTACATGGGAAGGGTGTTGTGATCTTTTAGATACATGCATTATCGATGTAATATAATTTGTAGCAATATGAGATATGCTGTTACACTTAATTTACATGTTTTGTTTCTTGGTTCACCCAACTTTGTCGTCCATTTTTAAGATACACATTATGATCTTCATATTTGCTTCACATTTAATATActtacaattttatttatttaatttagtttctATGGGCACGTTTAATATATCTATTTTTAACATAAAAGTCAACTTATCACAAATTTTAGAAATATATGTTTATCATTGTTGATATATTAATAAATTGAAATCACAAATTTAAGTTTTATCATGTTTAGATTTattcttatttaaatttaaatatattccgatttttaatttattgtattttattttaattagttttagttCTTGTTGATTAAAAGATTTTATTGGAATTAAATCAAATTAGACGTACAACTATTATAATTCAGTTATAAAATACCAagtaatgaaaatataaaatgttaATGAAAAACTAATATATTATTGAACAATAAAATAACAAGACAGGTGAGGGCTAAAAACGAAGTCATTATGTTATCTGGATCTAGACATCTAGCCCAACAGGAGCCAGACTTATGAGCACTTTCAATGCacgaaaaataaaagataaacaaTTACAATAATCTTGTAGCATGTGCTTCATTCGAGCGTCATCTGTACTCCCCAAGAGTAAAGgagtttacaaaaataattataataaataaaacttgcTTGACATTACAAAGTACAGTAATTGAAAATCcacatatttaaatttaaattataataaatttgaaTAGAATTTATATATGGTGAGatatgaacttagaataatttagGAGAGAATCCGCACATAACAAATAGAGCTTGCAAAATAGGTCTGAGTTCGTGTTGATACGAACTCGTAATGATTCGACTTCGAGAAAGCTCAAACTCGTAACAAATCCAAGTCCGAGAAAATTCGAGCCTGACAATGTTGAGATGTTTTTATATCTGGTAAATAAATCATTCCTAAAATTTAGGGATTACCAAATATGATTGAGGATTTTTCTCgtatttaattttgttatttttagcttTGAACTTGTTAATTTTAGCTATTGTAAAGCCAATAAAAGGCTGGAACCATTTGGAGTTATTCATCAATTCAATAAAACTCATCTTCTGTCATTTGAGTTAAGAGCCcgttttctctctttctttactTGTAAGTGCAACAATGGTATTCGAGCCAGACTTTTTCTTGTTAGCCTAGAAAAGGTTTCAGCTATGGCCTTAGAAAGTAGTTTTGTTCAAGCAACCATTCCCCATTTTGATGGTCACTTTGACCATTGGAGTATACTAATGGAGAATTTCCTACAGTTAAAAGAGTATTGCCTAATTGTTGAGGTAGGTATCGAAGAGCCTACGGAAGGAGAAACTTTGACGAATGCCCAGAAAGTAGAGTTCGAAGCGAGAAAGCTGAAAGATTTGAAGGCGAAGAAATATCTCTTTCAGGCTATTAATCGTCCTATCTTAGAAACTATTCTTTGAAAAAAACTTCTAATGATATATGGGATTCCATGAAGGAAAAGTAATCAAGGCTCTGTCAAAGTGAAGTGAGCACAACTTCTAATGTGTTATATGCTCCtgctttaaaaaaataatttgttgAGTGCTAGTCAACTATTAGAAAAGGGGTATGTTGTTACTCTTAGGAATGGTGCTTTTGAGATTTCTGATCCATCTAGAAGACTTGTTACTATTGTAGAAATGAGTTAGAACAGATTGTTTTCATTGAAGATTAAGGTTGTTCAATCTTGTTTGGTGGCAGAAGTTAAAGATCCTTCATGGTGTGTCATTTTCTCTATAGTCATTTAAACTTTGGCTGTTtgaatatatttgaaaaa from Gossypium arboreum isolate Shixiya-1 chromosome 1, ASM2569848v2, whole genome shotgun sequence harbors:
- the LOC108482698 gene encoding pectinesterase inhibitor 4-like, with protein sequence MSSSSFPLVFLFCFSFLLLLMSTSMQTVSAATTNKACLKTYKKFIKSACNSTTYPKVCYKALSPSASAIKTDTDKLCSIALSFTLNATYNASSSIDSLSKMKGLSPSEKQIINDCAETTGEAIYELENSLKALANLQGSDHKADEMSDLKTWVSAALTDEYTCTDEFDGQKVSKVVKNTIKKKVLNLAKLTSICLALFNLLEY